A single genomic interval of Paenibacillus macerans harbors:
- the ilvD gene encoding dihydroxy-acid dehydratase, producing the protein MTTKKMRSDMIKKGFDRAPHRSLLRAAGVKEEDFGKPFIAVCNSYIDIVPGHVHLQEFGKIVKEAIREAGGVPFEFNTIGVDDGIAMGHIGMRYSLPSREIIADSLETVVSAHWFDGMVCIPNCDKITPGMMMGALRVNIPTIFVSGGPMKAGVDSKGRKLSLTSVFEGVGAYQSGKIDDSELLELEQYGCPTCGSCSGMFTANSMNCLAEALGLALPGNGTILAVSEERRDFVRKSATQLMELIKLDLKPRDIVTKESIDNAFALDMAMGGSTNTVLHTLALAQEAGVDYPLERINEVANRVPHIAKLAPASDIFIEDVQRAGGVSAVLHELLKKPGAIFGDQITVTGKTIAENVEGCEILDHSVIHPIDKPYSEKGGLAILYGNLAPEGSVIKVGAVDPSVGGYHKGPAICFDSQEEALEGIANGKVKEGCVVVIRYEGPKGGPGMPEMLAPTSQIVGMGLGAKVGLITDGRFSGASRGISIGHISPEAAEGGPIAFVEDGDIIELDLNNRKIELHVSEEEMARRKANWKGFEPKVKTGYLARYSKLVTNASSGGVMKI; encoded by the coding sequence ATGACAACCAAGAAAATGCGTTCTGACATGATCAAAAAAGGCTTCGACCGGGCGCCTCACCGCAGCTTGCTGCGGGCGGCGGGCGTCAAGGAAGAAGATTTCGGCAAACCGTTTATCGCGGTGTGCAACTCTTATATCGATATCGTTCCCGGGCATGTGCATCTGCAAGAATTCGGCAAAATCGTAAAAGAGGCCATCCGTGAGGCGGGCGGTGTTCCGTTTGAATTCAACACGATCGGCGTGGATGACGGTATTGCGATGGGGCATATCGGGATGCGTTACTCCCTGCCGAGCCGGGAAATCATCGCCGATTCCCTGGAAACCGTCGTTTCCGCACACTGGTTTGACGGCATGGTCTGCATTCCCAACTGCGACAAAATTACCCCGGGCATGATGATGGGCGCGCTGCGCGTCAACATTCCGACCATCTTCGTCAGCGGCGGCCCGATGAAGGCCGGCGTGGACAGCAAAGGCCGCAAGCTTTCTCTGACTTCCGTTTTCGAAGGCGTGGGGGCTTACCAATCCGGCAAAATCGACGACAGCGAACTGCTGGAACTTGAACAGTACGGCTGTCCTACCTGCGGCTCCTGCTCCGGCATGTTCACCGCCAACTCGATGAACTGTCTGGCCGAAGCTCTTGGCCTGGCGCTTCCGGGGAACGGCACGATTCTGGCCGTTTCCGAAGAACGCCGCGATTTCGTGCGGAAGTCCGCGACCCAACTGATGGAACTGATCAAGCTGGATCTTAAACCGCGCGATATCGTGACCAAAGAATCGATCGACAACGCGTTCGCCCTGGATATGGCAATGGGCGGTTCCACCAATACCGTCCTGCATACGCTCGCTTTGGCCCAGGAAGCCGGAGTCGATTACCCGCTGGAGCGTATCAACGAAGTGGCCAACCGCGTGCCGCATATCGCCAAGCTGGCCCCGGCATCCGATATTTTTATCGAAGACGTGCAGCGTGCCGGCGGAGTGAGCGCCGTGCTCCACGAACTGCTCAAGAAACCTGGAGCGATCTTCGGCGATCAAATCACCGTCACCGGAAAAACGATCGCGGAAAACGTTGAGGGTTGTGAAATCCTCGACCACAGCGTCATCCATCCGATCGACAAACCCTATTCGGAAAAAGGCGGCCTGGCGATCCTGTACGGCAACCTGGCTCCGGAAGGCTCGGTCATTAAAGTCGGCGCCGTGGATCCTTCCGTCGGCGGTTATCATAAAGGACCCGCGATCTGCTTTGATTCCCAAGAGGAAGCTTTGGAAGGCATCGCCAACGGCAAAGTCAAGGAAGGCTGCGTCGTCGTCATCCGCTACGAAGGGCCGAAAGGCGGTCCGGGTATGCCGGAAATGCTCGCTCCGACATCGCAAATCGTCGGGATGGGCCTGGGCGCCAAAGTCGGCCTGATCACCGACGGCCGCTTCTCCGGGGCCTCCCGCGGCATCAGCATCGGCCACATTTCGCCGGAAGCCGCTGAAGGCGGTCCGATCGCTTTCGTGGAAGACGGCGATATCATCGAGCTCGATCTGAACAACCGCAAAATCGAGCTTCATGTCAGCGAAGAGGAAATGGCCCGCCGCAAAGCGAACTGGAAAGGCTTTGAGCCGAAGGTGAAAACCGGCTATCTGGCCCGTTATTCCAAGCTCGTCACCAACGCCAGCTCCGGCGGCGTCATGAAGATCTGA